In Planococcus sp. MB-3u-03, the DNA window GTGCGATTTGGCTCATGAAACGCAGCGAACAAGGGCGTATGGTGCTCGATACAGTCGTGCTGAAAATCCCGATTTTCGGCAAGCTCTTGCAGAAATCCGCGCTCGCCCGGCTCACCCGCACACTCAGTTCGCTGTTCACCAGTTCGGTGCCGATCTTGCAGGCGATGACGATGACCGAAAAAGTCGTCGGCAATGCGGTGATGTCGAAAGTGCTGCTCGCGTCGCGCGATTCACTCGAACGCGGCGGTTCATTAACGGCGCCGATGAAGCAGCACTGGGCATTTCCGCCGCTCATTCCGCATATGATTTCAATCGGTGAACAAACCGGATCACTCGATCATATGCTTGCTAAAGTAGCGGAATTTTACGAGAAAGAAGTGGAAGCAGAAACCGACAGACTGAAAGCCTTAATCGAACCATTGATGATTGTCGTGCTCGCGGCTCTCGTCGGGACTATCGTCTTGGCGATTATGATGCCAATGTTCGAGATGTTCAATAATGTAGATAATTTGTAGGTAATTTAGCAATATTAACAAGAAATAATTTCTAAAAATATTAAAAGATATTGTTTAATCTGCGACCATTGATATAATTAAGCTGTACTGAAAGTGGTACTTACTTAACAAAATGATAGGGGAAAAGAGAATGAAGAAATTTCTTCAGAAGAAATTGAAAGACCAAAAGGGATGACGCTGATCGAGCTTTTGGCGGTTATCGTTATCATCGCGATTATCGCGGCGATTGCGATTCCTGCGATAGGAAATATTATTGAGAATAGCCGGTATGGTGCAGCGAAGTCTGATGCATCTAACGTATTAAGTGCAGCAAATATCTACTTTACAGAAAATCCTGAGGATGATTCTGCTACTTTAACAGAGCTAAAAGCAGGCTATCTTCAATCTGCAGGTATTTTCGATGATGCTACAACTGAAACTGATGTTTATGTAACTAAAGCAAATCCGAACACTTTAACGGCTCCATCTTTAGAATACTCAGGTGACAAAACGATTGCTTTTACTGGGGCAACTCTAGACGCTATCAATGGTGATACTACAAAAGGCAGTGATGTAGCTACCGTAACTATTACTACTACAGTCACAACAACTGCTGAATAATTTTAAAATATAGGAGCTGATCAAATGGCTTTACCGTTTTCCAGAAAAAGCGCGTAGCGACGATTACAATAGAAGAAGATGCAATCCGCTATGTTGAGCTGAAGTCTGCGGAACCGGTGTCGTTGATCCAGGCGGAAGAATTGTTTCTTCCAAAGGAATCATGGACAGCGGCAAAATCGCAGACCCAGAAGCGCTCTCTGTGGAACTCGGTAAGGCGGTCGATCAGTGGGGTCTCTCCAAAAAGTCAGTCCGATTCCTCGCCCCTGACGAATTTGTTATCATCCGCAAAGTCCCTTACCCCGAAGACGTCGAAGCCGACGAATTAAAAGGGCATTTCTTTATCGAGATCGGATCCACTTTGTATTTGCCATTCGAAGACCCGGTATTCGATGTGGTGCCATACCACTTGGATTCCGATGAACCGGAAGCAATCATCATCGCCTCAAAAGAATCGGTCATCAAAGATTACGAAGATCTATTCGACGGTGCCAAACTAAAACCGCTCGTCGCGGATATTACGCCGCTTGCGCTTTACCGCTTGGCGTATCTCGAACATGATTTTCCGGAAGATGAACACATCATGCTCATCGATATGCAAGGCAAGAAAATGACGGTATCGATTTTCCATGAACATTTCCCGATGTTCATGCGGCCGGTCGACCTTACTGTGCTCGTCGCCGACCCGGAAGATCCGGCGCAACTGCTTGAGGCTGTCGAAGAAGAAGCTGAAAAGCTCGGCAATTTCTACCGTTATAATATGAATGAAGGCGAGCAAGGTATCACAAAAGTCATCTGCAACGGGGAGTTCGGCGATTGGCACGCATTTTGCGGGCGCTTGTCCGACCGGTTTTTGATAGACGTTGAGCCGCTCGTCAAAGACGGCATTGAAGCGGACGGCAAAATCGTGCCACCGCGCTTTAACCGGGCAATCGGCCTGGCGTTGAAAGAGGTGTAGGCATGTTAGTCGATATTAATTTACTTCCACAAAAAGAACGCGACCGGCCAGCTGTTTTAATCGCGGCGGTCGCGATTTTATTATTGGCGATCATTATTTGGGCAGTTTTCGCTATGATGTCACGAGCTGAAGCGAATGAACAACAGGCTTTGCAAGTCCAGGCGCAAGGCGTCATGGCTGAACAGGCGCAAATCCGCAGTGAACTCGAAGCGCGCCAAGGGATGAACGAAGAACAGCAATTGCAGGCGACTGTCGAATGGGCGGAAAGCTACCAATTCGATACGATTCCGCTATTAGAAGAACTCGTATCGCTGCTCCCGGCACGCGGCTTTTTCCAGACCTTCTCGTATACGGGGCTGGACCAGGCGCAGCTTGTCGTCCAGTTCGACTCTTCGCGCGAAGCGGCTTATTATTTGGCGCAGCTGAAATCATCTGAACTGCTCACTTCCGCGACACTCGATAACGTCGCAACCGAAACTTTTGACGAAGCAGAAGAAGAGGAAATCATTGTCGACCCGAGCAAACCGCGCTATTTGGCGACTTACACGCTCTTGTTCCAGGACGAACGCATCCCGGTAGAAGGTGAAGAAGCAGAAGGTGAAGCGGTGGACGAAGCGGCACCAACTGACGGACCGGCCGAACAACCAGCAGATTCAACAGAGACGGAAGAAACCGATGTTGAAGTCGATGTGGATGTCGAGACAGACGATGCAGAATCGGGAGATGAATCCGCATGAGCAGCATGACAAAAAACCAAAAAGAAAAAGCGCTCATCGCATTAGCCGTCTTGTTCTTACTGGCCCTTGGGTTTTATTCATACTTCTTGCTATATGCGCCGGCGAAAGATGCGCGCGAACAAGCCCAGCAATCGCTGCGCTCGGAACGCGATGTATTGATGGCCTTGAAGACACAAATGAAGGAATTGCCGGAAGGCGAAGCCGTCAGCACCCTTGAACTGCAGAAGAAAGTATCGATCGACCCGCTGTCCGAGTTGATGGTGTTGCAGATTGAAGAAGCAGAACTCATTTCCGGAACACGCGTCGAAGCGATCCAGCTCGCAGAAGCAGACGTCGCCCTCCCGGTTCCAGTTGAAGGACTGGAGAATTTAAAAGAAGTGGAAACAACTGTCGCGTTTACGGCAGAAAATTATAACGAAATTACGGACTTCATTTCTGAAATCGAGGAAATGGAACGCATTCTTGTCATCGAGTCGATCAATTTCGGCGCCAATCCGGAAGTGCGGGAAGTCGTTGAAGAAACCGAACGGCTGCAAGTGACGCTGTCGTTTGCGGCGTATTACCGCCCGGACCTCATCGCATTGGAAGACACCGTCCCGAAAATCGATGCACCGGCGCCTGCGGATAAGCAAGATCCGCTGCCGGCGAACGATGGCACGGAATACGCCGATGACGAAGAGGAAGAAACAGATTCTGACGTGGATGTTGATGTTACGGTCGAAGAAAGTGCATCAGGGGAAGAGTGAAGGAAATCATCGCGATTTCCTTTTCTTCATTTATTGGAAAATCCTTCGATTATAGACTTTCCTAAATTGCAGAATAAAACTCACCATATTATATAGCAAAACTGCTGAGACTCCCGCGGGAAAGCGAGACAGCCGAGACCCCGCAGGAAGCGGAGCTTCTGAGGAGGCTTGGCGCTCGCCCGCAGGAAAGCGAAGTAGTTTTGCGGAACATTAAAAAGCTGGAAATTTAAGTTGTACTGATAGCTAACAAATTCTACTAGTAAAGAGGGACATTATGATTGCTGTATATTCCGTTTTGCTTCTGTCTTCGGTTTGGTGTTCGGCTCGTTCTATAATGTCGTGGGCTTGCGCGTGCCGAAAATGAGTCAATCGCTTATCCGCCTTCGCATTGCACCACCTGCGACCGGCGTTTGACGGCGCTCGATCTCGTGCCGGTGTTTTCCTATCTGTTCCTGCGCGGCAAATGCCGGAAATGCGGTTCAAGCATCCACTGGGTTTATCCTTTAATGGAAGCGATCACCGCCGTACTGTTTACTGCCGTCTTCTTAAAATTCGGCTTTACGCCAGAACTCATCGTCGGTTTATTGTTCGTGTCGATGCTCGTCATCATCACCGTATCCGACATCGCCTATATGCTCATCCCCGATAAAGTGCTATTGCCATTCGCGGCGGTGCTGCTCGTGTTGCGTTTTGTTATTCCACCTCGATCCGTGGTGGGATTCACTGCTCGGCGCAGCCGTCGATTTTCGGTGTTGTTGTTGATTGCGACAATATCTAAAGGCGGCATGGGCGGAGGCGACATCAAACTGTTCTTCGTCATCGGGCTCGTGCTCGGAACCGCCGGGACCTTGCTGACTTTATTCCTCGCATCGTTCATCGGGGCGGTCGCCGGCATCGTTTTGCTGAGAGAGAAAACAAGGTAGAAAACACCGATCCCGTTCGGCCCATCGATTGCCCTGTCCGCCGTACTCGTATATTTATGGGGCGAACAATTCATCGGCTGGTACATTAATTTATTTATGTAGATTATAATTTTATTATGTAAAGTAAGGAAACATTTACTGATGTTAGTGTTTTAGTTACAATATTCAAGCGCATTAAAATTTCATAAAATAATGAGATATCTAGATGTTTGAGAAGTGTTCGCTCGACTCCAGTGGATCAGCGAGACGACCGAGACCCCTCAAGGCGCGAGCCCACGGAAAGCGAGCGGTAAGCTTCGGAAAACATAATGATATAAAGTATATTAAAAGCAAAAAGCGACAGAACCAAATCGGTTCTGTCGCTTTTACTATTAACCGTTATAGCGAATCGGTGAAGCTGGCCCAAGATCAAGGCCGAACAACATCCAGACGATCAACATCAATGTCCAGAAAATCATGAAGAAAATCGAGTACGGGAACATGACCGAGATCAATGTACCGATGCCCATTTTCTTGTCGTATTTCTGTGCGAATGCGATAACGATCGCGAAATACGTCATAAGCGGCGTTATGATATTCGTCGATGAATCGGCGATACGGTAAGCCATTTGCGTCAATTCCGGGAATAGCCGAGCTGCATCATGATCGGCACGAAGACCGGTGCAAGCATTGCCCATTTCGCGGAAGCGGAGCCGATGAACAAATTGATGATCCCGACGACGATGACGAAGCCGATGATCAACGGAATGCCCGTCAGGCTCATGGATTCCAGTGCTTGTGCACCGTAGACGCCGAGCACCATGCCCATATTTGATTCAGCGAAGTAAGCGACGAATTGTCCGGCTGTGAACGCCAGGACGATGAAGACGCCCATCGATGCCATCGTGTCAGACATTTGTGCAGCGACGTCTTTGTCGCTCTTGATGTTCTTCGTGGCAATACCGTAAGCAAGGCCCGGCAAGAAGAACAGGATGGTGATGATCGGAACGAGCGAGCTCATGAACGGAGATTGGACGATGCCGCCGTCTTCTCCGCGCAATACGCCGTTTTCCGGAACGATAAGGAGTGCCGTCAAAATGACGCCGACCAAAGTCGTAATACCAGCCCATAGCAAGCCTTTTTCTCAAGCGTTGTCAGGCCGGTCATTTCTTCGCGGAACTCGCCTTTGTATTCGCCAAGGCGTGGTTCGACGACTTTTCCGTCACGACGGCGCCGACAATCGTCAACAAGAACACGGAGACGATGATGAAGTAATAGTTCATCGCAATGTTCATGCCTTCAGCATAGCCCGGATCGATAATCGAAGCGGCTGCGATGGTCAGTTCCCCAAGCATTGCATCCGTTGCGGATAGCAATAAGTTGGCAGAGAACCCGGCAGAGACACCGGCAAACGCTGCGGCAAGGCCGGCAAGCGGATGGCGCCCGAGTGCGATAAAGATCACCGCGCCCAGTGGAGGCAAGACGACATATCCAGCATCTGATGCGACACTCGACATGATACCAGCAAAGACAAGTCCGCCAGTGATGAGGAATTTCGGAATCGACAGGACGAATCCGCGCAAGACAGCGGAGATGAGGCCTGTGCGTTCCGCGACCCGATCCCGAGCATTGTGACGAGCACGACGCCGAGCGGTGCGAAGCCGATGAAGTTATCGACCATGCTCGCGAAGATGTATTGAATGCCTTCTGCGTTCAATAAGTTCTTCACTTCCACGATTTCGCCTTCTTGCCCTGGGTGTTCGACTGAGATGCCGAGATTCGCCAGCAAAGCGGAAACCGCGAGGACGATGATTGCGAGAACCGCAAACAAGGTCACCGGATGCGGCAGTTTATTACCGATCGTTTCGATACGGTCGAGGGATTTTGGAACAATCCTCGTTTTGTTTTTCAAAATAGACAAACTCCTTCCAACATAAATATGAAAACAACTATCAAATTATTGTGTAATAGTAATTTTCAAAAATTAAAGACTCTACCCATTATAAAACCTTAAGAAACATAAGAAAAGCAATTTAAGGAAGTGCCAATTGCGCTAATTTTGGATAATGTTTGACAAGTCTTGAGAATGCACTTAGGACGGGGCTAGAGAAGTGTGCAATAACATTAATAAAACAATAAAAAAATTGAAATACCCCAAGTTCACATGAAAGCGCTATCTTAAAAAACGATATTTATCAGCTGTTTTCGGATGAAATTCAGTATTTCACCATTTTGCCCCGGCTTTTTGATAATGGTATGATGGCTTGAAAAAAGGAGGTATTTTTTATGAAGTTCACAGCTAAACATCCACTCATCCTGGCCTCGCAATCGCCGCGCCGCCAAGAATTGCTCGGCCTGCTCGGAATTCCGTTCGACATCGTGCCAAGCGATATCCCGGAACCGGATCCACAAGGCTTCAAGTCGCCAGTCGATTATGTCAACGCATGCGCTGTCCAAAAAGCGAATGATATCGCAGGGAACCACCCTGAAGCGCTCGTCATCGGCTCGGATACAGTCGTCGTATTAAACGAGGAAATTTTATTGAAGCCAAAAGACAAACAGCAAGCGTCTGCGTATTTGCACAAGCTGTCTGGGAAGACCCATGAAGTCATCACTGCCGTCTGCGTGCGCCAAGGCGATGAGGAAGTATCGTTCCATGAACGCGTACAAGTGCGTTTCTACGAATTGCCAGAGTCTTGGATCGACGCCTATACCGATACAGAAGATCCTTACGACAAAGCAGGGGCGTACGGCATCCAAACGGTATCGGGTTTATTTGTGGAACAAATCGAAGGCGATTACAACGCAGTCGTCGGCTTGCCTATCGCACGACTGCTCCAGCACTTGACACGCGCGGGCTATGTAAAAGTCGAAGGGGCGCATGATTATGCCAAATGACCAAGCGATGATGATCCGCGATGTCCACATTGCTGACCGGCCGCGCGAACGGCTCATTAAACAAGGAGCGGTGAGCCTGTCCAATCAAGAGCTCATCGCCATCCTGTTGCGCACCGGCACCCGTGAAGAATCGGTTTTGCATCTCGCGAACCGTGTACTCAAGCAATTCGAGCATCTCCACGAATTAAAACACGCCGCGATTGAAGAAATGACCGCTATCAACGGCATCGGTGAAGCAAAAGCCGTTCAGCTGCTCGCTGCTATTGAACTGGGACGCAGGCTTGCTTCCAAGCAAACCGATGAACGATTCACGATCCGTTCCCCGAAAGACGCCGCTACGTATTTAATGGATGATATGACTTCGCTCAAGCAAGAGCATTTCGTCTGTTTATTCCTCAACATCAAAAACCAAGTGATGCACCGCCAAACCATCTTTGTCGGCAGCCTCAACGCCTCCATCGTCCATCCACGCGAAATCTTCCGCGAAGCTGTCAGACGCTCGACCGCATCAATCGTGTGCGCGCACAATCATCCGTCCGGCAACCCAGCACCTTCCCCTGAAGACATCGATGTCACGAAGCGGCTTATGGAAGCAGGCTCGATCATCGGCATCGAACTGCTCGACCATATCATCATCGGCGACCATCAATTCACTTCATTAAAAGAAAAGGGGTTCATGTAGCACTGTATATTTTTTTCCGGATGTTCTATAATGGGTGGTATTGCGCAAAGCTGTTGCCGGTACCCCCGGTTTACATAAGAAAGGACCGATTCATGTGTTTGGATTTGCTTCAAAAGATATCGGCATCGACCTCGGGACGGCGAATACGCTCGTCTATTTAAAAGGGCGCGGCATCGTGCTCCGGGAACCATCGATTGTCATCAAAAATACCCGCACGAATGAAATCGTCGCCGTCGGGAAACGCGCGCGCGAAATGATGGGCAGAACGCCTGCCAATATCGTCGCACTGCGGCCGATGCGGGACGGCGTCATTTCCGATTACGACACGACGCTTGCGATGATCAAACATTGCATCGCGGAAGCGACCGGCAAAGCGCCTGGCAAATGGCGCGGCGGCAAGGTGATGATTTGTGTTCCTTACGGCGTGACATCCATCGAACAGCGTGCCGTACTCGATGCTGCGCGTGCAGTCGGGGCAGCGGAAGCTTATACGATCGAAGAGCCCTTCGCTGCAGCAATTGGCGCAGGGCTTCCGGTATGGGAACCTGTCGGCAGCATGGTCGTCGATATAGGAGGCGGAACAGCGGAAGTCGCCATCATCTCGCTCGGCGGCATCGTATCGAGTGAATCGATCCGCGTCGGCGGGGACGAGATGGACGAGGCGATCAAGCAATACGTCCGCAAGCGCTATAATGTCGTCATCGGGGAACGTACGGCCGAAAACTTGAAAATGGGCATCGGCACTGCTGCGGTCTTAAGTGAGGAAGAGGCTCAGCTGGATATGGAAATCCGCGGGCGCGACCTTGTGACCGGCTTCCCGAAAACCTTGACGATCACCGCAACAGAAATGGAAGAAGCGCTGAAAGAATCAGTAGCGCGCATCGTTGAAGGCCTAGGTACCACGCTTGAGAAGACGCCGCCTGAACTGGCGTCTGATATCATGGACCGCGGCATCGTCTTGACGGGCGGCGGAGCGCTTTTGAAAAACCTCGACAAGGTGATCGCGGATGCGGTCGGCATGCCGGTGTTCACTGCGGACCATCCGCTCGATTGTGTCGCGCTCGGAACAGGGCGCGCACTCGAGGACTTCGACCGTTACCGCACGGCGATCGAAAGACGCTGAGTTTTACTGCTCTAAACGAGCCAATCAATAAGGAGGATGGCCTCATATGCCACAATTTTTATCGAATAAGCGGCTTATCCTGCTGTTGATCGGCGTCATCCTGCTCGTCGCCTTGATTTCCCTGACGCTCCGGGACCGCGGCCAAGTGTCGTTGCCCGAACAGATCGTCCAGGAAGCGGTAGGCGCCGGACCATCGGTATTTTCACGGCCTGCACATTTTGTGACCGGTGTTTTGACAATATCGACTCGCTGATCAACACATTTGAAGAAACCGCCTGCTGAAAGCGCGCCTTGAGGAATTTGCGGGCGTGCAGGCAGAAGTGACCGATCTCCGTTCCGAAAACGAGGAACTGAAAGAACTGGTCGACAAAGAAGAAGATTTACGTGAATACAACCCGATCCAGGCGGTCGTCATCGCCCGCAACCCGGATCAATGGGAAGAGAAAATTATCTTGAACCGAGGCACCAACCACGGCGTCAAGGAAAATATGGCCGTCATGACCGCCGGCGGCTTGATCGGCAAAGTGACGATCGTCACGCCGACCACGTCGACGGTGGAACTGGTGACGACGCAAAACCCGAACTACCGCGTATCGGCGATGGTGCTTGGTGAGGACGATGTGTTCGGCTTGATCGAAGGCTATGACGCTGAGCGCCGTGAGCTGCTGCTGAAGCGCATTGATTTCTCGGTCGATTTGAAAGAAGGCGACCAGGTCGTCTCGAGCGGGCTCGGCGGCATTTTCCCGAAAGGCATCGTCATCGGGGAGATTACGGAAGTGACGATCGATGAATTCGGCTTGACGAAACTGGCTTATGTCAAACCGGCAGCTGACTTCTCAATGCTCAATCACGTCGTCATCGCAGACCGTCTCGTACCGGAAGTTGACGGTGAAGACAACGGAATGACAGAAGAAGAGGAAGAGGAAACATGATCCGCTTCCTCGTTCCCATCGTCTGTCTCGTGCTGTTTTTTGTCGAACCGATCTTCGGGCTATTTTCGCCCCTGTCGATCGGTGGATCGTTTTATTACGTCGTCCCGCGTTTCCTCATTTTATTCCTAATTTTTTTGACCGTTTTCTATGAACTGCGCCATGCGTTGTTTTACGGTTTGTTCTTCGGCCTCTTGTATGATGTCTTTTACATTGATATTATTGGATTATATTCTTTTCTGTATCCGGCCGTCTGCCTGATCGCCGCGTACTTTTTCAAAAAGATTCCACAAAATCTGCTATCGGCGACGCTGCTGGCACTCGGTCTTCTGCTCGCAATGGAAGTGGCACTTTACTTGTTCTTCCAATTGATCGGCTTGACCGATGCGCCGGCCGGGACGTTCCTGACATCCAGATTGTGGCCGACCTTAATCGCCAACGCCCTGTACTTAGGATTGCTTGGCTGGGTGTTCAGGTCGATGATGGTCACGCAAGATCCACAGCGTGGCACTAAGTTCGGGTTATATTAATGAAAGCGCAGGTGACAGGTTTTTTGAAAAATATCGTGAATATCAAAGGAACGAACAAAGGGCTTCTCATCCAGCTCAATGATATGGCCTCCTATACGGAAATCCTCGATGAGCTGAAGAAGAAAGTATCCGACCCTGCGCTCGAAGGGGACGCGGAAGTACAGGTCCAATTGGCGAATCGCCATTACAGCAAAGCCCAGTTGGAAGAAATCAAGAAAGTCATCCATGACAATTCGAAGATGAAAGTGATCGGCACGAAATGCGATGTCGTCACTGTCGAAGAATGCAACCGGATGATCGCTGAGCGCCAGTCGGAAACTTACGTCGGCATCGTCCGCTCAGGGCAAGTCGTCAAGGCAAAAGGCGATCTCGTCGTCATCGGCGACGTCAACCAGAACGGCCGCATCGAAGCAGGCGGAAACGTCTATGTGCTCGGGCGCCTCAAAGGCTTTGCCCATGCAGGCGCGAGCGGCAACAAAGAAGCGGTCATCGCCGCATCTTGGCTTGAAGCGACGCATCTAAAGATTGCCGATGAACTTGAGACGATGACCGATGAACTCGACAGCTTGTCGGAGCAGCCGGAAATGGAATGCGCCTATTTACATACCAGCGGCAAAATCATCATCGACCGACTGCAGGAACTGAGATTCCTGCGTCCGCAAATTTCTACGTTTAAAGGAGGAAGCTAGTGTGGGAGAAGCTATCGTAATTACATCAGGCAAAGGAGGCGTCGGCAAAACGACGTCGACTGCGAACCTCGGCACTGCATTGGCTCTTCAAGGCAAAAAAGTGTGCTTGATCGATACCGACATCGGGCTTCGCAACCTGGATGTTATTTTAGGCCTCGAGAACCGCATCATCTACGATTTGATCGATGTGCTCGAAGGCCGCTGCAAAATCCATCAGGCGCTTGTGAAAGACAAGCGTTTTGAAGACAAATTATTCCTGCTTCCGGCAGCACAGACGGCCGACAAGAACGACGTCAACCCGGAGCAGATGAAAGAATTGATCGAAGGGATGAAAGCGGACTACGACTTCATCATCATCGATTGCCCGGCCGGAATCGAACAAGGCTATAAAAATGCCGTTGCCGGTGCTGACCGCGCAATTGTCATCACGACTCCGGAAATCTCCGCAGTGCGCGATGCTGACCGCATCATCGGCTTGCTGGAGTTGGAAGAAAACCTGGAAGCGCCGAAACTCATCATCAACCGCATCCGCCCGCATTTGATGGAAGCGGGAGATGCACTCGATGTCAATGAGATCACGACGCATTTGTCGATCGACTTGCTCGGTATCGTGCCGGATGACGAACGCGTCATTTCGAGCTCGAACAAAGGTGAACCAGTCGTCATGGACCCATCGAATCCTGCAGCACTCGGCTACCGCAACATCGCGCGCCGCCTGCTAGGTGAATCGGTTCCGCTCATGACCATGGATAAGCCAAAACCCGGCATGTTCGGCAAACTCAAATCTATTTTCTCAAGCAAATAATATTCAATAGTAGAAACGCCACTGCATTTGCGGTGGCGTTTTTGTTTTCTAGAATTTAATAAAGAAGAAGTGTAGCGAATGGCTTGCGCTCCGGGCGGATGCTTTCCGAGGGGTGGGAATCGAGCCTCCTCGTCGCAAAGAACACGCTCCTGCGGGGTCTCTCAAACCCACTGATCCCTCAGGAGTCACCGCCCTGCACTCCAGCCATTGTTGTGAGCGGGATCTTTACAACCTCACTGTTAGTTTGAAGTGAGAGATGTAGTTAACAATTCATAACATATTGTTGAAACAGGGATTTTTATAAACGCAGAATCTTGCTAGTGCTAAACCAAAAAATGTATAGTCTTTTTTCTATGACGGAAAGCATGGCAAGAAGTCTAGCAATGGCGAAAACCCTATGCCCTGCACCGATATTCCAAAATGACACGTATTCTCTCGGTCATAACACCGCTCAAATTGGATCTCGCAAAGCACACATCATGACAGGGAAGCGATTTCCCCACTAGCCGGCAACTACCTCTAGAAACAGATCCGTTTAAACAAACATGGATCAACGGAATCTCCCAGCCGACCAGCGCCAAGGGTGAGCCGATGCCGAAAGACAAGCGTTCTTCTTGGCTTATGGCAAGAGGCCAACCCAAAGCAGGGAGGCGACGTTCCAAATTGACGCAAACTCGAACATAAACAACATCACCGCACTCTTCATTCCCAAAATCACAAACTAGTAAAGAAGCGATATTTAATTCCTTGACCACAATCCCAGGAATCGAAAGAGCACATCACCAACTCTTTTCAGTTCTCTGTTGACGCGGGTCTCTCCCGCATGATATTATTCTAATGTTATGTTTGTAGCGCACCCGTGCTACAACCGCTCGAACCAGGTCTTGAAGCAT includes these proteins:
- the minD gene encoding septum site-determining protein MinD, producing MGEAIVITSGKGGVGKTTSTANLGTALALQGKKVCLIDTDIGLRNLDVILGLENRIIYDLIDVLEGRCKIHQALVKDKRFEDKLFLLPAAQTADKNDVNPEQMKELIEGMKADYDFIIIDCPAGIEQGYKNAVAGADRAIVITTPEISAVRDADRIIGLLELEENLEAPKLIINRIRPHLMEAGDALDVNEITTHLSIDLLGIVPDDERVISSSNKGEPVVMDPSNPAALGYRNIARRLLGESVPLMTMDKPKPGMFGKLKSIFSSK